The Candidatus Pelagibacter sp. IMCC9063 genome has a window encoding:
- a CDS encoding SDR family NAD(P)-dependent oxidoreductase: MSSKISNKVAVITGGARMIGRATALKLAKQDFDILIHTGGKSLEEAKKTSEMISALSKKCEIVTGDLTDLKTIESIKNKAHEMGNPLVLINNAGMRIHEIFEKITYEDWKKIMTVNVDAAFLCAQALIGSMTDHKWGRVVNIGGMSAHVGARERAHVVTSKAALVGLTKAISMEFIERGITCNCVVPGFIEDFDTDKNELHGHWLKHPQTPNLASGRYGNPEDVAEVISNLCKEEANYINGQVLHVNGGTYTP, from the coding sequence TTGAGCTCAAAAATATCTAACAAGGTAGCCGTTATAACCGGCGGAGCAAGAATGATAGGTCGTGCAACGGCTTTAAAACTTGCGAAGCAAGACTTTGATATCTTAATTCACACTGGAGGTAAAAGTTTAGAAGAAGCTAAAAAAACTTCTGAAATGATTTCTGCCTTGTCTAAAAAGTGTGAAATAGTTACAGGCGATCTTACCGATTTAAAAACCATCGAATCTATTAAAAACAAAGCTCATGAAATGGGCAATCCTTTGGTTTTAATTAATAATGCAGGAATGCGTATTCACGAAATTTTCGAAAAAATTACTTACGAAGACTGGAAAAAAATAATGACAGTTAATGTAGATGCTGCATTTTTATGTGCTCAGGCATTAATTGGTTCTATGACAGATCATAAATGGGGGAGAGTAGTGAATATTGGAGGAATGTCTGCTCACGTTGGTGCAAGAGAAAGAGCACATGTGGTTACTTCTAAGGCAGCCTTAGTTGGGTTGACCAAAGCCATTAGTATGGAATTTATTGAGAGAGGTATTACTTGTAATTGCGTAGTGCCAGGATTTATTGAAGATTTTGATACTGATAAAAATGAGTTACATGGTCATTGGTTAAAACATCCACAAACACCAAACCTTGCATCTGGTAGATATGGAAACCCTGAAGATGTCGCGGAAGTAATCTCTAATTTATGCAAAGAAGAAGCTAATTACATTAATGGACAAGTACTTCATGTAAATGGGGGAACCTACACACCGTGA
- a CDS encoding MmgE/PrpD family protein, which translates to MTIYAEEFSGWATKLKTQDIPSDIQEVLSFLVKDISGVIVAARNEDYIQSLIKTYSNTGNIIALGHKNVFDVFSSSIICGTAAHGEDFDDTFEGNPIHVGATMVSTFLSAGQFFKLNGEQILKGIAIGAELICRMALVSPTAMHKQGFHPTSICSVFGATAGLGAVLGLNQKQLSSALGVAGSMSSGIIEYLAEGTWTKRIHPGWAASSGIHAALLGRSDFLGPRTVFEGTHGFFKAFTIKEIENDFSHLVEGLGTRWECKNLAFKPYACGTMAQPFVDCAIQIKKQISDLTQIKLIKAKVGEGTVHRLWEPREEKNNPSTPYSAKFSVPYCVAVALVKGGAGLEEFNVTNIKDPEILKIANLMTYEIDLNDEYPKNYTGTLIVETIDGKIIEAKQPCFRGGKKQPLTKEDFNSKFNKNLKYAKLNDDQSRQLEEFTNSIFVNTDFSKINLF; encoded by the coding sequence GTGACCATTTATGCAGAAGAGTTTTCAGGATGGGCAACTAAATTAAAAACCCAAGATATTCCATCTGATATTCAGGAAGTATTGAGCTTTTTAGTAAAAGATATTTCTGGAGTAATTGTTGCCGCAAGAAATGAAGATTATATTCAAAGTTTGATTAAGACCTATAGTAATACAGGAAACATAATTGCACTAGGTCATAAAAATGTCTTTGATGTTTTTTCCTCATCTATTATCTGTGGAACTGCAGCACACGGAGAAGATTTTGACGATACGTTTGAAGGAAATCCAATACATGTTGGAGCGACTATGGTTTCTACTTTTTTATCTGCTGGGCAATTTTTTAAACTTAATGGAGAGCAAATTTTAAAAGGAATAGCTATTGGCGCAGAATTAATATGCAGAATGGCACTGGTATCCCCTACAGCAATGCATAAACAGGGTTTTCACCCCACATCTATTTGTAGTGTATTTGGAGCAACCGCTGGATTGGGAGCCGTACTTGGATTAAATCAAAAGCAATTATCTTCTGCTTTAGGTGTCGCTGGTAGTATGTCTTCTGGAATTATTGAATACTTAGCTGAAGGAACGTGGACCAAAAGAATACACCCTGGTTGGGCTGCAAGCTCTGGAATTCATGCAGCTTTATTAGGAAGGTCTGATTTCTTGGGACCAAGAACTGTATTTGAAGGAACTCACGGTTTTTTCAAAGCTTTTACTATTAAAGAAATTGAAAATGATTTTTCTCATTTAGTAGAAGGCTTGGGCACTAGGTGGGAATGTAAAAATTTAGCCTTCAAACCCTATGCCTGCGGAACTATGGCACAACCATTTGTAGATTGTGCAATACAAATAAAAAAACAAATAAGCGATTTGACACAAATTAAATTAATTAAAGCAAAAGTAGGAGAGGGAACCGTTCACCGGCTATGGGAACCAAGAGAAGAAAAAAATAATCCATCCACACCATACTCTGCAAAATTTTCTGTTCCTTATTGTGTAGCTGTAGCACTTGTTAAAGGTGGAGCTGGTCTAGAGGAGTTTAACGTAACTAACATTAAAGATCCTGAGATTTTAAAAATAGCTAATTTAATGACTTATGAGATTGACCTTAATGATGAGTACCCAAAAAACTATACTGGAACTTTAATTGTTGAGACAATAGATGGAAAAATAATTGAAGCAAAGCAGCCTTGTTTTAGAGGTGGAAAAAAACAACCGCTGACGAAAGAGGATTTTAATAGCAAATTTAATAAAAATTTAAAATATGCAAAATTAAATGATGACCAATCTAGGCAGCTTGAAGAATTTACGAACTCTATCTTTGTTAATACTGATTTTTCAAAAATTAATTTATTTTAG
- a CDS encoding TSUP family transporter — MESFDLYAFTSSLSYLHIAILLFVALLASIISGISGYGGGMTLGILVSPFIPIKLLVPLMSVFVFCSNASRMYYYRDSIFWKKGLYFALIGTPFIILGTNFYAGVSDKVLYFCLGFGLAFVIIVRRVFKKINLTIGWFGLAVMAVFYGTISGVILGPGAVLLTALASNGMVGSAIIGTDSLITCINVVIRLVSFRNLGLLNNDALLIGSSIGVVAILGSYIARKIVDKLGVKLHTLVIEICIILGAIVMIYRALTI, encoded by the coding sequence ATGGAAAGTTTTGATCTTTATGCTTTCACTTCCAGTCTTAGCTATCTTCATATAGCAATTCTTCTATTTGTTGCATTACTTGCTTCTATCATTTCAGGAATTTCAGGTTATGGGGGTGGGATGACTCTGGGTATCCTTGTGTCACCATTCATTCCCATTAAATTATTAGTTCCTTTAATGTCCGTTTTTGTTTTCTGCTCAAATGCATCAAGGATGTACTATTACCGAGACAGTATTTTTTGGAAAAAAGGTTTGTATTTTGCTCTAATAGGTACTCCTTTTATAATTTTAGGAACAAATTTTTACGCAGGTGTTTCAGATAAAGTTTTATATTTTTGTCTTGGATTTGGTCTTGCTTTTGTAATTATTGTTAGAAGAGTTTTTAAAAAAATTAATTTAACCATTGGATGGTTTGGTTTGGCAGTTATGGCAGTTTTTTACGGAACTATTAGTGGTGTCATACTAGGTCCTGGAGCAGTGTTATTAACAGCATTGGCCTCCAATGGCATGGTTGGTTCAGCAATTATTGGAACAGATTCATTAATCACCTGCATTAATGTTGTTATACGTTTAGTTTCTTTTAGAAATCTTGGCTTATTAAATAATGATGCCTTATTGATTGGTAGTTCCATAGGAGTTGTTGCTATTTTAGGGTCTTATATAGCTAGAAAAATAGTAGATAAACTGGGAGTTAAATTACACACTTTAGTGATTGAGATTTGTATAATTTTAGGTGCAATTGTGATGATTTATCGTGCCCTTACCATTTGA